One Natrinema halophilum genomic window carries:
- a CDS encoding flagellar protein G, with the protein MAGDSVSTLILFIAAMLVAAGVAGTLVTNVNELSNSVDTQSDDVTDKIDTDIEIISDSGSQAVYNSSGAENITLLVKNTGKKTLPAKSGELDVLVNGSYVSSSEFAVTVRDGGGSWRDGTVAELEIDRSISTPDEHRVVVIVNDAEEVFEFYAP; encoded by the coding sequence ATGGCCGGTGACTCAGTATCGACGCTGATCCTGTTCATCGCCGCGATGCTGGTCGCCGCAGGCGTCGCCGGGACGCTGGTGACGAACGTCAACGAGCTCAGCAACTCGGTTGACACGCAAAGCGACGACGTCACCGACAAAATCGACACCGACATCGAGATTATCAGTGATTCGGGTAGCCAAGCGGTATACAATTCGAGCGGCGCGGAGAACATCACGCTTCTCGTGAAAAACACCGGCAAAAAAACGTTACCGGCGAAAAGCGGCGAACTCGACGTGCTGGTCAACGGCTCGTACGTCTCGAGCAGTGAATTCGCGGTGACGGTTCGAGACGGCGGCGGCTCCTGGCGAGACGGAACGGTCGCCGAACTCGAGATCGATCGATCGATTTCGACGCCGGATGAACACAGAGTCGTCGTGATCGTCAACGATGCGGAGGAGGTGTTCGAATTCTACGCCCCATGA
- a CDS encoding flagellin, whose translation MGFSTSGATAIIFVGVLVAAGIAYPVFQTAQEERMAAMEEHDDRALAMRNTAIEVASWSYNESGNGNFTMSVNNTGSTALSVPETDLLVDGVYEESYEASVEGRAERELWQPGETLAVNVSTARPNRVKLVTEYGIAETVTEV comes from the coding sequence GTGGGATTCAGTACCAGTGGCGCGACGGCGATCATTTTCGTCGGCGTACTCGTCGCCGCTGGGATCGCCTATCCGGTGTTTCAGACGGCCCAGGAAGAACGGATGGCGGCAATGGAAGAGCACGACGACCGGGCGCTCGCGATGCGGAATACGGCGATCGAAGTCGCGTCGTGGAGCTACAACGAGAGCGGAAACGGAAATTTCACTATGAGCGTAAACAACACGGGCTCGACTGCCCTGTCGGTCCCCGAGACGGATCTGCTGGTCGACGGCGTTTACGAGGAGTCATACGAGGCGTCAGTCGAAGGACGGGCCGAACGGGAGCTATGGCAACCCGGCGAGACGCTTGCTGTGAACGTTTCGACTGCTCGCCCGAACAGGGTGAAGCTCGTGACCGAATATGGGATCGCCGAAACAGTGACGGAGGTGTGA
- a CDS encoding archaellin/type IV pilin N-terminal domain-containing protein, producing MFEVITDNDDRGQVGIGTLIVFIAMVLVAAIAAGVLINTAGVLQSQASDTGSETQEAVANQIEVVHASGGVNESTEDGYVDSVNLTVMKSAGSNSIDLSSMTIQYTSDTTDKTLTHGGNDAAIGITENSYTDATPTTYTFGVVSGDANSTKFATTNIAGEAGGDSELISTDDRVKITLHLAAIEAGTHNESSSGQALGNALKGEGLDGGDSATIKLVDQSGAQFSYGLTVPSTFGDKEVVEV from the coding sequence ATGTTCGAAGTAATAACAGACAACGACGATCGCGGGCAGGTCGGGATCGGGACGCTCATCGTGTTCATCGCGATGGTCCTGGTCGCGGCGATTGCAGCAGGGGTACTGATCAACACGGCAGGTGTTTTGCAAAGCCAGGCGTCCGACACCGGCTCGGAGACTCAGGAAGCCGTTGCAAACCAGATCGAAGTCGTGCACGCCAGTGGCGGAGTGAACGAAAGTACGGAGGATGGCTACGTCGATTCGGTCAACCTGACGGTGATGAAATCGGCCGGGTCGAACTCGATCGACCTGTCATCGATGACGATCCAGTACACCAGTGATACCACCGACAAGACGTTAACTCATGGAGGAAACGATGCTGCCATCGGAATTACCGAAAATTCCTATACTGATGCAACTCCAACAACCTACACGTTTGGTGTCGTTAGTGGTGACGCAAACTCCACTAAGTTCGCAACGACCAACATTGCAGGTGAGGCCGGCGGTGACTCGGAACTCATCAGCACCGACGATCGCGTGAAAATCACCCTCCACCTCGCTGCGATCGAAGCTGGCACCCACAACGAGAGTTCCAGTGGACAGGCTCTTGGCAATGCACTCAAAGGTGAAGGCCTCGATGGCGGCGACAGTGCGACGATAAAGCTTGTCGACCAGTCCGGTGCGCAGTTCAGCTACGGCCTGACGGTGCCCTCGACCTTTGGTGACAAGGAAGTCGTGGAGGTCTAA
- a CDS encoding ATPase domain-containing protein, protein MTDYYSIGLSGRDRVNNAIGGGIPEGSIVLIEGQDGAGKSTLSQRFSYGIATEGSYVTYVSTELESWEFVQQMNSLSYDVVDLLLSEQLLFLHANIDTHNEGRERQLLARLASAETLWKADVVFVDTLSALLRNDPNYEAVIEDGDEDHVIQRLVTFLRQVTMQDSSVVLTVDPASVADDALRPLRNVADIYFEIETDTVGQEIRRKVLVRRFQNMKNPVDDSIGFSVQQGRGVSIVSRTVA, encoded by the coding sequence ATGACCGACTACTATTCCATCGGATTGAGCGGACGAGATCGTGTGAACAACGCCATCGGCGGTGGCATCCCCGAAGGGAGCATCGTGCTTATCGAAGGGCAAGACGGTGCGGGCAAGAGCACGCTCTCCCAGCGATTCTCGTACGGGATAGCGACCGAGGGTTCCTACGTCACGTACGTCTCGACGGAGCTCGAGTCCTGGGAGTTCGTCCAACAGATGAACTCGTTGTCCTACGACGTGGTCGATCTCCTCCTGAGCGAACAGCTGTTGTTCTTGCACGCGAACATCGACACCCACAACGAGGGGCGAGAGCGCCAGCTTCTGGCACGACTCGCGAGCGCAGAAACGCTCTGGAAAGCCGACGTCGTGTTCGTCGACACGCTCTCGGCCCTTCTGCGGAACGATCCGAACTACGAGGCGGTCATCGAGGACGGTGACGAAGACCACGTCATACAGCGGCTCGTCACGTTCTTGCGACAGGTAACGATGCAGGACTCGTCCGTCGTGTTGACGGTCGATCCGGCCAGCGTCGCGGACGACGCGTTGCGTCCGCTGCGGAACGTGGCCGACATCTACTTCGAGATAGAAACGGACACCGTCGGGCAGGAAATCAGACGAAAAGTCCTTGTTCGACGGTTTCAGAACATGAAAAATCCGGTCGACGACTCCATCGGCTTCAGCGTCCAGCAAGGCCGGGGAGTCTCGATCGTCAGCAGGACGGTGGCATAA
- a CDS encoding archaellin/type IV pilin N-terminal domain-containing protein, which yields MFEAIEDPDKRGQVGIGTLIVFIAMVLVAAIAAGVLINTAGVLQSQASDTGSETQEAVANQIEVVHASGGVNESTEDGYVDSVNLTVMKSAGSNSIDLSSMTIQYTSDTTDKTLTHGGTDTAIGIETVTAGGSDYGVVSGSATSAEFATRDIAGDDGGDTELISTDDRVKITLHIAAIEAGTHNESSTGLDLANALEGEGLEGGDSATIKLVDQSGAQFSYGVTVPSTFGDKEVVEV from the coding sequence ATGTTTGAGGCAATCGAAGATCCTGACAAACGCGGGCAGGTTGGAATCGGGACGCTCATCGTGTTCATCGCAATGGTGCTGGTCGCGGCGATTGCGGCCGGGGTCCTGATCAACACTGCGGGCGTCCTGCAAAGCCAGGCGTCCGACACCGGCTCGGAGACTCAGGAAGCCGTTGCAAACCAGATCGAAGTCGTGCACGCCAGTGGCGGAGTGAACGAAAGTACGGAGGATGGCTACGTCGATTCGGTCAACCTGACGGTGATGAAATCGGCCGGGTCGAACTCGATCGACCTGTCATCGATGACGATCCAGTACACCAGTGATACCACCGACAAGACGTTGACTCATGGTGGAACCGATACAGCGATCGGAATCGAGACGGTGACTGCTGGTGGGAGTGATTATGGCGTTGTCAGTGGGTCCGCTACCTCAGCCGAATTTGCGACGCGTGATATTGCCGGTGACGATGGGGGCGACACTGAACTCATCAGCACCGATGACCGCGTGAAAATCACCCTTCACATCGCTGCGATCGAAGCTGGCACCCACAACGAGAGTTCCACTGGTCTTGATCTCGCGAACGCTCTCGAGGGCGAAGGCCTCGAGGGCGGCGACAGTGCGACGATAAAGCTCGTCGACCAGTCCGGTGCGCAGTTCAGCTACGGTGTGACGGTGCCCTCGACCTTTGGTGACAAGGAGGTCGTGGAGGTCTAA
- a CDS encoding FlaD/FlaE family flagellar protein: MDFGLDTLRNLIEDFLSNSGGRRGREREQRRQQQGDGGDASAAATADSQVDDDAPEQTDGSSGDERRSESDSDGAGGLFGRGSTGDEEDIDDLYYRIEELEDELESKSSKLGSVRDSQEQVAEQVEEMNDTVRQLLGVYDMLTDDVNPFTGEGEERNGFGVFGEDESTNDGPRESGIGPESGGDPSNREETVSFDDLKGVIEDATAQSDNAEADGGKTITFDEEDGDTSRADDDTRVEVQATDSVDEPDADDDPGEESDGGDSDVTLETLPDTYATDIIVLEWLTELVRTAGPAATLRAISYYAEIGWIDGEVREHLEAMLSGPDLDIHVDPGSTPDELTAEDHADSYTYIMKLQEIHETKREVEPDVESGA; encoded by the coding sequence ATGGATTTCGGACTCGACACGCTACGGAACCTCATCGAAGACTTCCTGAGTAACAGCGGCGGTCGCCGAGGCCGCGAGCGTGAACAGCGCCGCCAACAGCAAGGCGACGGAGGTGACGCCTCCGCTGCGGCGACGGCCGACTCACAAGTCGACGACGATGCTCCCGAGCAGACGGATGGCTCGTCGGGAGACGAGCGCCGCTCCGAGTCCGATTCCGACGGGGCCGGCGGTCTGTTCGGTCGCGGATCGACCGGCGACGAAGAGGACATCGACGACCTCTATTACCGGATCGAGGAGCTCGAGGACGAACTCGAATCCAAGAGTTCGAAACTGGGATCGGTCCGCGATTCCCAGGAGCAAGTCGCAGAGCAGGTCGAGGAGATGAACGATACGGTTCGTCAGTTGCTCGGCGTGTACGATATGTTGACCGACGACGTGAACCCGTTTACGGGAGAAGGCGAAGAGCGAAACGGATTCGGCGTTTTCGGCGAGGACGAGTCGACAAACGATGGACCGCGCGAGTCGGGAATCGGACCCGAGAGTGGAGGTGATCCCTCCAACCGCGAGGAGACGGTGTCGTTCGACGACCTGAAGGGGGTCATCGAGGACGCGACAGCCCAGTCAGATAACGCAGAGGCCGATGGAGGCAAAACGATCACGTTCGACGAAGAGGACGGCGATACCAGCCGTGCTGACGACGACACCCGCGTCGAAGTGCAAGCAACCGACAGCGTCGACGAACCGGACGCTGACGACGACCCGGGCGAGGAGAGCGATGGAGGCGATTCCGACGTCACCCTCGAGACGCTCCCGGACACGTACGCGACGGACATCATCGTTCTCGAATGGCTTACCGAACTGGTTCGAACGGCCGGGCCAGCCGCGACGTTGCGGGCGATCTCGTATTACGCCGAGATCGGATGGATCGACGGGGAGGTAAGAGAGCATCTCGAGGCGATGCTCAGCGGGCCGGATCTCGACATACACGTCGATCCGGGGTCGACGCCGGACGAGCTAACCGCCGAGGATCACGCTGACAGTTACACGTACATCATGAAACTGCAAGAGATTCACGAGACGAAACGAGAAGTCGAACCGGACGTGGAATCGGGGGCCTAG